One segment of Bacteroides caecimuris DNA contains the following:
- a CDS encoding ATP-binding protein, whose product MEKRIIKAIIVERQQEISKIQLVERPIYFEEQANYVLVGIRRAGKSYQMYQDIQNLVKLGKVTFEDCLYINFEDERISSIEASELGLLLECYAEMYDNRKPLIYLDEIQNIDGWEKFVRRLADSKYRVFITGSNARMLSRDIATTLGGRYIIREVFPFSFAEYLTFHQIHLKANWEFEPEQRLEVIKQFNTYFHFGGFAETFSLIDKREWINSLYQKILLGDIIARNEIRNSGAIRLLAKKLAESVMQPTTQTRLLHIVKSSGSGISRNTLADYLTYMNDVYLTFNIPNFTDSVAERMSSCKRYFYDNGLLSNFLINAETKLLENIVAVNLIERYGKEDRVFFYNKGIEVDFYIPDEGMAIQVSYSIDDPITREREVRALYKMSEVFGLKKTFIITWDEERTISGNELDIEVVPVWKWLLRYC is encoded by the coding sequence ATGGAAAAACGAATAATAAAGGCAATTATAGTCGAGCGTCAGCAAGAAATTAGTAAGATTCAGCTGGTTGAAAGACCGATATATTTTGAGGAGCAGGCGAATTATGTTCTGGTTGGTATTCGTCGTGCGGGTAAGTCTTATCAAATGTATCAGGATATACAGAATCTTGTAAAATTGGGCAAAGTGACTTTTGAAGACTGTCTTTATATTAATTTTGAGGATGAGCGTATCTCTTCTATTGAAGCTTCGGAACTAGGACTTCTGTTGGAGTGTTATGCTGAAATGTATGATAACCGTAAGCCTTTGATATATCTTGATGAGATTCAGAATATTGACGGATGGGAAAAATTTGTTCGTAGGCTGGCTGATTCTAAATATAGGGTTTTCATTACCGGAAGTAATGCGCGAATGCTTAGTAGGGATATTGCCACTACTTTGGGTGGACGATATATCATACGGGAAGTATTTCCCTTTTCATTTGCAGAGTATCTCACTTTTCATCAGATTCACTTGAAAGCAAACTGGGAATTTGAACCAGAACAACGGTTGGAAGTCATTAAGCAGTTCAATACCTATTTTCATTTCGGAGGATTTGCCGAAACGTTCTCTTTGATAGATAAACGGGAATGGATTAATTCGTTATATCAAAAGATTTTACTAGGAGATATTATAGCACGCAACGAGATTCGCAATAGCGGTGCCATCCGGCTATTGGCAAAGAAGCTTGCTGAAAGTGTCATGCAGCCAACTACGCAGACACGACTATTGCATATTGTAAAATCCTCAGGTAGTGGTATCAGCCGTAATACATTGGCAGATTATCTCACCTATATGAATGATGTTTATTTGACTTTTAACATTCCTAATTTTACAGATTCAGTAGCTGAACGCATGTCTAGTTGTAAAAGGTATTTTTATGATAACGGGTTGCTTAGTAATTTTCTGATAAATGCCGAAACTAAACTATTGGAGAATATCGTTGCTGTAAATTTAATAGAACGATACGGAAAAGAAGATAGAGTGTTCTTTTATAATAAGGGTATTGAGGTAGACTTTTATATTCCTGATGAAGGAATGGCTATACAAGTATCATATAGCATTGATGATCCGATTACCCGGGAACGGGAGGTCAGGGCTTTATATAAAATGTCGGAAGTTTTTGGCTTAAAAAAGACTTTTATTATTACTTGGGATGAAGAAAGGACAATTTCAGGGAATGAGTTGGATATAGAAGTCGTGCCGGTTTGGAAATGGCTGTTGCGGTATTGCTGA
- a CDS encoding porin family protein produces the protein MKKVLLFFVLVAMSVVSVNAQDNLKWGVMAGMNVSKYTITGFDSRIGFHAGVKAELGLSQEASGAYMDFAALLTLKGAKVDGGSLASIKFNPYYLEVPVHVGYKYAVNDDFALFGSVGPYIAVGLFGKVKAKVDGSIADLEELDTDSASEDIFGNDGLKRFDFGLGLKAGVEFSKKYQFAISYDFGLVEVAKDLGMKNRNLMISLGYMF, from the coding sequence ATGAAAAAAGTTTTGTTATTTTTCGTTTTAGTGGCGATGAGTGTAGTGAGTGTCAACGCGCAAGATAACCTGAAATGGGGTGTGATGGCAGGTATGAATGTCAGCAAATACACTATTACCGGCTTTGACAGCAGGATCGGTTTTCATGCAGGTGTAAAAGCCGAATTAGGGTTGTCTCAGGAAGCGAGCGGGGCATATATGGATTTTGCAGCGTTACTGACATTAAAAGGTGCGAAGGTTGATGGTGGTTCACTTGCAAGTATTAAATTTAATCCGTATTATTTGGAGGTTCCGGTGCATGTTGGTTATAAATATGCAGTAAATGACGACTTTGCATTATTTGGTAGTGTGGGACCCTATATTGCTGTCGGCTTGTTTGGAAAGGTAAAAGCAAAAGTAGACGGTAGCATTGCCGATTTAGAAGAGTTGGACACTGACTCTGCATCCGAAGATATATTTGGAAATGACGGATTAAAACGATTTGATTTTGGTCTTGGTTTGAAAGCCGGTGTTGAGTTCAGTAAGAAATATCAGTTTGCTATAAGCTATGATTTCGGTTTGGTAGAAGTGGCAAAAGATTTAGGAATGAAGAACAGAAACCTGATGATTTCATTGGGATATATGTTCTGA
- a CDS encoding 4-hydroxy-3-methylbut-2-en-1-yl diphosphate synthase, with translation MDLFNYFRRETTEVNIGAVPLGGPNSIRVQSMTNTSTQDTSACVEQAKRIVDAGGEYVRLTTQGVKEAENLMNINIGLRSQGYMVPLVADVHFNPKVADVAAQYAEKVRINPGNYVDAARTFKKLEYTDEEYAQEIRKIHDRFVPFLNICKENHTAIRIGVNHGSLSDRIMSRYGDTPAGMVESCMEFLRICVEENFTDVVISIKASNTVVMVKTVRLLVDVMEKEGMAFPLHLGVTEAGDGEDGRIKSALGIGALLSDGLGDTIRVSLSEAPEAEIPVARKLVDYVLLRQGHPYIPGLEAPDFNYLSPERRKTKAVRNIGGEHVPVVIADRMDGKTEVNPQFTPDYIYAGRALPEQREEGVEYILDADVWQGETGTWPAFNHVQLPLMGGCNAELKFLFMPYMAQTEEVIACLKQHPEVVIVSQSNHPNRLGEHRALVHQLTTEGLQNPVVFFQHYAEDNAEDLQIKSAADMGALIFDGLCDGIFLFNQGNLSHAVVDATAFGILQAGRTRTSKTEYISCPGCGRTLYDLEATIARIKAATSHLKGLKIGIMGCIVNGPGEMADADYGYVGAGRGKISLYKGKVCVEKNIPEEEAVERLLEFIRNDREENS, from the coding sequence ATGGATCTATTCAATTATTTTCGAAGAGAAACCACAGAAGTAAATATTGGGGCTGTGCCGTTGGGCGGCCCCAATTCTATTCGTGTCCAGTCGATGACTAATACGTCTACGCAGGACACGTCGGCTTGTGTGGAACAGGCGAAACGTATTGTTGACGCAGGTGGCGAGTATGTCCGCCTCACAACCCAGGGTGTCAAAGAAGCCGAAAACCTGATGAATATCAATATCGGGCTGCGCAGTCAGGGATATATGGTTCCCTTGGTTGCCGATGTGCATTTCAATCCGAAAGTGGCGGATGTAGCTGCCCAATATGCAGAAAAGGTGCGTATCAATCCGGGAAACTATGTAGATGCTGCGCGTACTTTTAAGAAACTGGAATATACAGACGAGGAGTACGCTCAGGAGATACGCAAGATTCACGACCGGTTTGTCCCTTTTCTGAATATCTGCAAGGAGAACCACACGGCCATCCGTATCGGGGTGAACCACGGTTCTCTGTCCGACCGCATCATGTCGCGCTATGGTGATACGCCTGCGGGGATGGTGGAATCCTGTATGGAATTTCTCCGCATCTGTGTCGAGGAGAATTTCACTGACGTAGTGATTTCCATCAAAGCGTCCAATACGGTCGTGATGGTGAAAACCGTCCGTCTGTTGGTGGACGTCATGGAAAAAGAGGGGATGGCTTTCCCACTGCACCTCGGAGTGACAGAAGCCGGAGACGGTGAGGACGGGCGTATCAAGTCTGCTCTCGGCATCGGAGCATTGTTGAGCGACGGGTTGGGCGATACCATCCGCGTATCTTTGAGTGAAGCACCCGAAGCTGAAATTCCGGTAGCCCGTAAATTGGTGGATTATGTTCTGTTGAGGCAGGGACATCCCTATATTCCGGGCTTGGAAGCACCGGATTTCAATTACCTGTCTCCTGAACGCCGGAAGACAAAAGCGGTCCGTAACATCGGAGGCGAACATGTGCCCGTAGTCATTGCCGACCGCATGGATGGAAAGACGGAAGTAAATCCGCAATTCACTCCGGACTATATTTATGCCGGAAGAGCCTTGCCCGAGCAACGGGAAGAAGGCGTGGAATATATCCTCGATGCAGACGTATGGCAAGGGGAAACCGGAACTTGGCCTGCCTTTAATCATGTGCAATTACCGCTGATGGGCGGATGCAATGCGGAACTCAAATTCCTGTTCATGCCTTATATGGCACAGACAGAAGAAGTAATCGCCTGTCTGAAGCAACATCCGGAAGTGGTCATTGTTTCCCAAAGCAATCACCCGAACCGTTTGGGCGAACACCGTGCATTGGTGCATCAACTGACAACGGAAGGTTTGCAGAATCCGGTTGTTTTCTTCCAACATTATGCAGAAGATAATGCAGAGGATTTGCAAATAAAATCTGCCGCCGATATGGGCGCATTGATTTTTGACGGACTTTGCGATGGCATCTTCCTGTTCAATCAAGGTAACCTGAGCCATGCTGTTGTCGACGCCACTGCTTTCGGAATCCTGCAAGCCGGACGTACCCGTACCTCTAAGACAGAATATATCTCTTGTCCCGGTTGCGGTCGTACGCTCTACGACTTGGAGGCAACGATTGCCCGCATCAAGGCTGCTACCTCACACCTGAAAGGATTGAAAATCGGTATCATGGGCTGTATCGTGAATGGCCCCGGTGAAATGGCAGATGCTGACTACGGTTATGTAGGTGCCGGACGAGGAAAAATCAGTCTTTATAAAGGCAAGGTCTGTGTAGAAAAGAATATTCCTGAAGAAGAGGCAGTGGAAAGATTGCTAGAGTTTATACGGAATGACAGGGAAGAAAATTCCTAA
- the purE gene encoding 5-(carboxyamino)imidazole ribonucleotide mutase, translating into MTPIVSIIMGSTSDLPVMEKAAQLLNDMHVPFEMNALSAHRTPEAVEEFAKNARNRGIKVIIAAAGMAAALPGVIAANTTLPVIGVPVKGSVLDGVDALYSIIQMPPGIPVATVAINGAMNAAILAIQMLALSDEKLAEAFAAYKEGLKKKIVKANEELKEVKFEYKTN; encoded by the coding sequence ATGACTCCAATTGTAAGTATCATCATGGGCAGTACGTCCGATCTTCCTGTAATGGAGAAGGCTGCGCAACTGCTGAATGATATGCATGTACCGTTCGAAATGAACGCGCTTTCTGCTCACCGCACGCCTGAGGCTGTGGAAGAATTTGCCAAGAATGCCCGCAACCGCGGCATTAAAGTGATTATCGCCGCTGCCGGAATGGCTGCCGCCCTTCCCGGTGTAATTGCAGCCAACACTACACTGCCGGTGATCGGGGTACCCGTAAAAGGTTCCGTGCTCGATGGTGTAGACGCACTTTATTCTATCATTCAGATGCCTCCGGGCATTCCTGTGGCAACGGTTGCTATAAACGGAGCGATGAATGCCGCTATCCTTGCCATTCAGATGTTGGCATTGAGTGACGAGAAATTGGCAGAAGCTTTTGCTGCTTACAAAGAAGGACTGAAAAAGAAAATCGTAAAAGCAAACGAAGAACTGAAAGAAGTTAAGTTTGAATATAAAACGAACTAA
- the gcvH gene encoding glycine cleavage system protein GcvH, producing MNFPQNLKYTSEHEWIRIEGDIAYVGITDYAQEQLGDIVFVDIPTVGETLEAGETFGTIEVVKTISDLFLPVAGEVLEQNEALEENPELVNKDPYGEGWLIKMKPADPKAVEDLLDAEAYKAVVNG from the coding sequence ATGAACTTTCCACAGAATTTGAAGTACACAAGCGAACACGAATGGATTCGCATTGAAGGAGACATTGCATACGTAGGTATCACTGATTATGCTCAAGAACAATTGGGTGATATCGTGTTCGTAGACATACCGACTGTTGGCGAAACGTTGGAAGCCGGTGAGACATTCGGAACCATCGAAGTAGTGAAAACCATTTCCGACCTTTTCCTACCTGTAGCAGGTGAAGTACTCGAACAAAATGAAGCATTGGAAGAAAATCCGGAATTGGTGAACAAAGATCCTTATGGCGAAGGCTGGCTGATTAAAATGAAACCGGCAGACCCGAAAGCCGTTGAGGACCTGCTGGATGCCGAAGCGTATAAAGCTGTGGTAAACGGATAA
- the rpoN gene encoding RNA polymerase factor sigma-54, giving the protein MAQGSRQIQSQAQQQVQTLSPQQILVVKLLELPAVELEDRIHAELLENPALEEGKEENAADEYADSDITEDGMDSDTNDYDSLSDYLNEDDIPDYKLQENNRSKDEQAEDIPFSDSTSFYEILKEQLRERNLTEHQSDLVEYLIGSLDDDGLLRKSLESICDELAIYAGIESTEEELEEALCILQDFDPAGIGARSLQECLLIQICRKKDEEKKPNPILELEERIIRECYEEFTRKHWEKIIKKLDIDEETFQEALNEITKLNPRPGASLGETIGRNLQQIVPDFIVETYDDGTINVSLNNRNVPELRMSRDFTEMVEEHTKNRANQSKESKEAMMFLKQKMDAAQGFIDAVRQRQNTLMTTMQAIIDLQRPFFLEGDESLLKPMILKDVAERTGLDISTISRVSNSKYVQTNYGIYPLKFFFSDGYTTEDGEEMSVREIRKILKECIDGEDKKKPLTDDELADILKEKGYPIARRTVAKYRQQLNIPVARLRK; this is encoded by the coding sequence ATGGCACAAGGTTCCCGTCAAATACAATCTCAGGCGCAACAGCAGGTACAAACGCTTTCGCCTCAGCAGATTCTGGTCGTGAAACTGTTGGAGCTTCCCGCAGTAGAGCTGGAAGACCGTATCCATGCTGAACTGCTTGAAAATCCGGCACTTGAAGAAGGTAAAGAAGAAAACGCTGCGGATGAGTATGCTGATTCCGACATTACAGAAGATGGCATGGATAGCGATACCAACGATTATGATTCTTTGAGTGATTATCTGAATGAAGACGATATTCCCGATTATAAATTACAAGAGAACAACCGTTCGAAAGATGAACAGGCGGAGGATATCCCGTTCTCTGATTCCACCTCTTTTTATGAAATTCTGAAAGAACAGTTGCGTGAACGCAACCTGACCGAACATCAGAGTGATCTGGTGGAATATCTGATCGGTTCATTGGACGACGACGGACTGCTCCGTAAGTCATTGGAGAGCATCTGTGATGAACTGGCAATTTATGCCGGTATCGAATCGACAGAAGAAGAACTGGAAGAAGCACTCTGTATCTTGCAGGATTTTGATCCCGCTGGTATCGGTGCCCGCAGCCTTCAGGAATGTCTGTTGATACAGATTTGCCGGAAGAAGGATGAAGAGAAGAAGCCCAACCCGATACTGGAGCTGGAAGAACGTATCATCAGAGAGTGTTATGAAGAATTCACCCGTAAACATTGGGAGAAGATTATAAAGAAACTGGACATTGATGAAGAAACTTTCCAGGAAGCTCTTAATGAGATAACCAAGCTGAATCCCCGTCCGGGTGCTTCTTTGGGAGAAACGATTGGCAGGAATCTTCAACAGATAGTTCCCGACTTTATCGTGGAAACGTATGATGACGGAACCATCAATGTAAGCCTCAATAACCGTAATGTTCCCGAACTTCGTATGAGTCGCGACTTCACGGAAATGGTGGAAGAGCATACCAAAAACAGGGCTAATCAATCAAAAGAATCCAAAGAAGCGATGATGTTCCTGAAGCAGAAAATGGATGCGGCACAAGGATTTATCGATGCTGTGCGGCAGCGTCAGAATACCCTGATGACTACCATGCAGGCTATCATTGACTTACAACGTCCTTTCTTCTTGGAAGGAGACGAATCACTGTTGAAACCGATGATTTTGAAAGATGTGGCTGAACGTACCGGACTGGACATTTCAACGATCTCCCGCGTGAGCAACAGTAAATATGTGCAGACAAATTACGGCATCTATCCGCTCAAATTCTTTTTCAGCGACGGGTATACCACAGAGGACGGCGAAGAAATGTCTGTCCGTGAGATACGCAAGATTCTGAAAGAGTGTATTGACGGGGAGGACAAAAAGAAACCGCTGACAGATGATGAATTGGCAGACATCTTGAAAGAGAAAGGTTATCCCATTGCTCGTAGAACGGTAGCCAAATACCGTCAGCAGTTGAATATTCCGGTTGCGCGACTTCGAAAATAA
- a CDS encoding aminopeptidase P family protein, whose protein sequence is MFAKETYMQRRALLKKNLGSGVLLFLGNDECGLNYEDNTFRYRQDSTFLYYFGLSCAGLSAIIDIDEDKEIIFGDELSIDAIVWMGSQPTLHEKCERVGVKNLMPSAEITSYLHKCVQKGKAIHYLPPYRAEHKLKLMDWLGIPPTRQEGSVPFIRAVIAQRNYKSAEEIVEIEKACDVTADMHITAMKVLRPGMYEYEVVAEMNRVAESNNCQLSFATIATINGQTLHNHYHGNKVKPGDLFLIDAGAEVESGYAGDMSSTIPADKKFTARQREVYEIQNAMHLESVKALRPGIPYMDVYELSARVMVDGMKALGLMKGNTEDAVREGAHALFYPHGLGHMMGLDVHDMENLGEIWVGYNGQPKSTQFGRKSQRLAIPLEPGFVHTVEPGIYFIPELIDMWKGEKKFTDFINYDVVETYKDFGGIRNEEDYLITETGARRLGKKIPLTPEEVEALR, encoded by the coding sequence ATGTTTGCCAAAGAAACGTATATGCAGCGAAGAGCCCTGCTAAAAAAGAATTTAGGCTCCGGAGTATTGTTATTTCTCGGAAATGACGAGTGCGGACTGAACTACGAGGATAACACCTTCCGTTATCGTCAGGATTCCACTTTCCTTTATTATTTCGGACTTTCATGTGCCGGTCTTTCGGCTATTATTGATATTGATGAAGACAAAGAAATCATTTTTGGAGATGAACTGTCTATCGATGCCATCGTATGGATGGGATCGCAACCTACATTACACGAAAAATGTGAACGTGTGGGCGTAAAAAATCTGATGCCTTCCGCAGAAATTACAAGCTATCTCCACAAGTGCGTCCAGAAAGGGAAAGCGATTCATTACCTGCCACCTTACCGTGCCGAGCATAAGTTGAAACTGATGGATTGGCTGGGTATTCCCCCTACACGTCAGGAAGGTTCTGTTCCATTCATCCGTGCCGTTATCGCCCAACGTAATTACAAATCAGCCGAAGAAATTGTAGAAATAGAGAAGGCTTGCGATGTAACTGCCGATATGCACATCACCGCCATGAAAGTGCTCCGTCCGGGCATGTATGAATACGAAGTGGTAGCGGAAATGAACCGGGTGGCCGAATCTAACAACTGCCAGCTTTCGTTTGCTACCATTGCCACTATCAACGGACAGACTTTACACAACCACTATCATGGAAATAAAGTAAAACCGGGTGATCTGTTCCTAATCGACGCAGGCGCAGAAGTAGAATCAGGCTATGCAGGCGATATGTCGTCTACCATTCCTGCCGACAAAAAGTTTACAGCCCGCCAGCGCGAAGTATACGAGATTCAGAATGCGATGCATCTGGAATCTGTAAAAGCTCTCCGTCCGGGTATTCCTTATATGGATGTATACGAACTGTCTGCCCGTGTCATGGTAGACGGTATGAAGGCACTCGGATTGATGAAAGGAAATACGGAAGATGCGGTCCGCGAAGGTGCTCATGCGTTATTTTATCCTCACGGATTAGGTCACATGATGGGATTGGACGTACACGACATGGAAAATCTGGGAGAGATATGGGTAGGATATAACGGCCAACCGAAGAGCACACAGTTCGGTCGCAAATCGCAACGTCTCGCCATTCCGTTGGAACCGGGATTTGTACACACGGTAGAACCGGGTATTTATTTTATTCCGGAACTGATCGACATGTGGAAAGGAGAAAAGAAATTTACCGATTTCATCAATTATGATGTAGTGGAAACTTATAAGGATTTTGGTGGTATCCGCAACGAGGAAGATTATCTGATTACAGAAACCGGCGCCCGCCGCTTAGGAAAGAAGATCCCTTTGACACCGGAAGAGGTAGAAGCTTTAAGATAA